In the Microcebus murinus isolate Inina chromosome X, M.murinus_Inina_mat1.0, whole genome shotgun sequence genome, GGGAAATTGGTTTGGAAGTGCTAGCTcctcaggtttttttgtttgtgtgtgtttgtttggttttttgtatatttgtcaAAAGAGAATTGCCCTTCAGGTGAAGGGAAGCAGCTCACAGCCTGTGAAATGCTGCTCCTAGGGCCAGGTGAAACATTCTTTCCTCTTGCCTCATTATGTAAATCTTAACCTGCAAAGTGGTATGCATTGTTCTGCTAGGTACCTGCAGCTTTAATCAGTTTCTCAAAGGGGTCTGAAactcaaaaaatgtattttaaaaagtatgttaagGTTTGTTTAACTAATCACTAAAGAGAAGTAgttaagaagtgaaaaaaaatagcaaacaggGAAACTACAAAATGGCAGAGATCTGGGCAAATTCCCACACCTGCCCCTGCCTAAACAGGGTACCTAGAAGGCCAAAGCCCCTGTCAGTTTCCACTCCCTTCCCAAGCTCCCCACACTTTTCCAGAAACTTTAACCTCTGTCATTCTTCAATTTCATATGTTCTTGTTCTAGTTTTTGCTGAGTGGCTTCAACATTCTTCAAtttcatatgttctttttttttacactgtaatatctttaattaagtacaaataactttttaacatgttattatgttacatggagaccatttcacccactgctctgtttggCTGCCAGTCTCTTATCCCTCTCTTCAGCGATGGTGAGGCGGATACCTTTTCCTcgaggaagagaaatccatggtttgttgcctttgccaataacgaaaatgttggagaggcaagtggcaaagctgttgccattggcatctttcacgtgaaccacatcaaaagacccgggatgtctttctctgttggtgaTCACACCAATTCTTCCCAGGTTAGCGCCTCCAGTTACCATACACAGGTTACCAgtgtcaaacttgatgaaatcagtaatcttgccagtctccaaatcaatctgaatggtgtcattcactttgatgagtggatcaggatagcggatggtacgagcatcatgagtcaccagatgagggattccttttgtgcccacaaagatttttctcactttgcacaacttgtacttggcctcctcaggtgtgatacgatgaacagcaaagcgacccttggtgtcataaatcagacggaaattctctccagtcttgtcaATGCTGATGACATCCATAAATCCAGCAGGGTAGGTTATATCAGTTCGGACCTTGTCATCGATTTTAATGAAGCACTGCATGCAGATCTTCTTCACTTCATCTCCTGTCAGGGCATacttaagcctgtttcttaggaaaatgatgagtGGGAGACACTCTCTCAGCTTCTGGGGACCGGTGGATGGACGAGGAGCAAACACACCGGTCAGCCTATCCAGCATCCAATGCTTTGGAGCTGCTACACGCTTCAGATGCTTCTTGGGACCGCGGGCCATGGCTGCGCTAAGCACGGAAAGAGCAATTTCATATGTTCTTGTTCTAGTTTTTGCTGAGTGGCTTCAACATTTTTGCATGTACTTATCCAATAGgttcttaaaaagttatttttatttaggaaatatttcaagCATTCAAACTAAACATAATATACTAGACACCTATAAACTCCCAAGATAAAAcagatgttaacattttgccatatttgcttccGATCTGTTTTGATAAAGAAACAGAATGATACAGAtatatttccctttccttttgctCCCTAGAAGTAACTGCCAATCCAGAAATCAGCGAATATCCTTTTCATGTATGTTTCCAATATATGCATGTGTCCCCACAAAACATAGACATCTgccaactttttctgtaaagggccagataataaatattttaggctttgtgg is a window encoding:
- the LOC105881041 gene encoding small ribosomal subunit protein eS4, X isoform-like; amino-acid sequence: MARGPKKHLKRVAAPKHWMLDRLTGVFAPRPSTGPQKLRECLPLIIFLRNRLKYALTGDEVKKICMQCFIKIDDKVRTDITYPAGFMDVISIDKTGENFRLIYDTKGRFAVHRITPEEAKYKLCKVRKIFVGTKGIPHLVTHDARTIRYPDPLIKVNDTIQIDLETGKITDFIKFDTGNLCMVTGGANLGRIGVITNRERHPGSFDVVHVKDANGNSFATCLSNIFVIGKGNKPWISLPRGKGIRLTIAEERDKRLAAKQSSG